Proteins encoded together in one Falco biarmicus isolate bFalBia1 chromosome 4, bFalBia1.pri, whole genome shotgun sequence window:
- the SUGP2 gene encoding SURP and G-patch domain-containing protein 2 isoform X1: protein MRPRLPRRRTTPHAPGPGLRGSGCPAAPPTAREAASRSCSALPRRRLGPAPSPMKMASRRITRETFDAVVQDKVKRYRMDRSDAIEDTIHHFKAHSRPIPRPRYEDSFHDDGRYTHDNAQHHPHDDWTEDPRDDYPGPSYRSTSPLIRKDNYYHEQYGRPASRDREFGRPASRDREYGHPASHDREYGRPASHNREYGRPASRDREYGRPASHDREYGRPASHDREYGALASHDQDYGPPDSWESTGPHETDFSSSDILGDFRSPGLMEDEYGNMENQEYDVDFGIQADSEFRPPIRRGSIGRGRALRGKRITRGAVKTKVFKGEIKTPLKKWNTKKLQPSLDQKPAMQPDQMPEAAERPNQRPVTVQRPNQKLPPRPNQRPTITTQRPILRLPKPAHVFRNLSFDLVDKSDIFSTFGIEIIKWAGFHAIKNDAEFSRLFGALFELETETCAKMLASFKCSLKPEHRDYCFFTIKSLQHAALKTPKVDNEFLNMLLDKGAVKTKNCFFEIIKPFDKYIMRLQDRLLKGVTPLLMACNAYELSIKTSGFGNPREMASAFETTVSLCRKSLALLGQTFALASVFRQEKILEAVGLQEMAPAPTLFPNFDDSTLFGREYIENLKAWLEKSGYPIQMKKTEPESTAQLKKPSPDTKVKTPQRADRKVVETIEQLVNSIVSGTLSAKERNAQKNCPEYWFLSDEDSLEYKYYRLKLSEMQRRTSSGKEAGGEGRTLEESATESVRAMLYARKVASIKRRLFKRKRLGILTQHGIRGRRVRRATIGTQTVLSAGTALKHQDKHLQGSVQSKPSVSETSLSEKNSSLDTASSSQCATSSEVSLPAEERADSEDLLAPPELFPPLSSQFPDVDAKTMETAEKLAKFVAQVGPEIEQFSIDNSADNPDLWFLQDRNSSAFKFYRMKVYELCPSINFSAVSEATDTGESAKPEERNLDISEEEEDEEEEEEEDNEEEAEFEEDISQPLEEMEMEQAEEGEEDDMSAGRSVENLAEEMISKTGEEISTGEMQLATSSDGGIPNLSTQASTPAPGALFPRKRISSKSLKVGMIPASKRICLIEEPKVHEPVRIAYDRPRGCPVTKKKKKPKDLEFSHKKLTNRNVGFQMLQKMGWQEGHGLGTRGKGIREPVKVGATSAGEGLGVAGEENKEDAFDVFRQRMIQMYRQKRASK, encoded by the exons ATGCGGCCGCGCCTCCCGCGCAGGCGCACTACGCCGCACGCTCCGGGGCCCGGCCTGCGCGGTAGCGGgtgccccgcggccccgccgaCGGCGCGGGAAGCAGCGAGCCGCTCCTGTTCTGCTTTACCGCGCCGTCGACTGGGGCCCGCGCCCTCCCC GATGAAAATGGCCTCCCGGCGGATCACACGGGAGACGTTCGATGCTGTGGTGCAGGACAAAGTGAAGAGGTACCGCATGGACCGCAGCGATGCTATAGAGGACACCATCCATCATTTCAAAG CTCATTCAAGGCCAATCCCAAGACCAAGATATGAAGACAGTTTTCATGATGATGGAAGATACACTCATGACAACGCCCAGCACCATCCACATGATGACTGGACTGAAGACCCTAGAGATGACTATCCAGGACCTTCTTATAGATCTACTAGTCCTCTCATAAGGAAAGATAACTACTACCATGAACAGTACGGCCGCCCAGCGTCTCGTGACCGGGAATTTGGTCGTCCAGCATCTCGTGACCGGGAGTATGGGCATCCAGCTTCTCATGATCGGGAGTATGGGCGTCCTGCTTCACATAATCGGGAGTATGGGCGCCCAGCATCTCGCGATAGGGAGTATGGGCGCCCAGCTTCCCATGATCGGGAATACGGACGCCCAGCTTCCCATGACCGGGAGTATGGGGCCCTGGCTTCTCATGACCAGGACTATGGCCCTCCTGACTCTTGGGAATCCACTGGACCACATGAAACTGATTTTAGTTCTTCAGATATTTTAGGTGATTTTAGATCACCGGGACTCATGGAAGATGAATATGGCAACATGGAAAATCAGGAGTATGATGTAGACTTTGGAATTCAAGCTGACAGTGAGTTCCGACCCCCAATACGGAGGGGCAGCATTGGCAGGGGAAGAGCTCTGCGAGGAAAGCGTATTACAAGGGGTGCCGTTAAAACTAAAGTATTCAAAGGAGAGATCAAAACTCCCCTAAAGAAATGGAACACTAAAAAACTGCAACCGAGCCTTGATCAGAAGCCAGCGATGCAACCTGATCAAATGCCAGAAGCTGCTGAACGACCAAACCAGAGGCCAGTGACTGTCCAGCGCCCTAATCAAAAGTTGCCTCCGCGACCTAATCAGAGGCCAACTATAACAACCCAGAGACCTATCCTCAGGCTCCCAAAGCCCGCGCATGTTTTCAGAAATCTCAGTTTTGACCTTGTGGATAAATCAGACATTTTTTCAAcatttggaatagaaattataaAATGGGCTGGGTTTCATGCAATAAAAAACGATGCAGAATTTTCCCGGCTCTTCGGAGCTCTCTTTGAGCTAGAGACAGAAACGTGTGCAAAAATGCTTGCTTCGTTCAAATGCTCCTTAAAGCCAGAACACAGAGATTATTGTTTCTTTACTATCAAGAGTTTACAACATGCTGCTCTGAAAACTCCCAAAGTGGACAATGAGTTTTTAAATATGCTATTGGACAAAGGTGCTGTGAAAACAAAGAACTGcttctttgaaataataaaaccttTTGATAAATACATAATGAGGCTACAAGACCGCCTACTGAAAGGTGTTACACCGCTGCTTATGGCCTGCAATGCGTATGAGTTGAGCATTAAGACAAGTGGGTTTGGTAATCCAAGAGAAATGGCAAGTGCTTTTGAGACCACTGTTTCTCTGTGTCGTAAGTCCTTAGCTCTTCTGGGTCAGACCTTTGCTCTAGCATCTGTTTTCAGGcaagagaaaatacttgaaGCTGTAGGGCTCCAGGAAATGGCTCCAGCACCAACACTGTTCCCAAACTTTGATGATTCAACTTTGTTTGGAAGAGAGTACATTGAAAACTTGAAGGCTTGGTTGGAGAAGAGTGGATATCcaattcagatgaaaaaaactgAGCCAGAGTCCACAGCACAGCTTAAAAAACCCTCTCCTGACACAAAAGTTAAAA CCCCACAGCGAGCTGATCGAAAAGTTGTAGAGACAATTGAACAGCTAGTGAATAGCATTGTTTCAGGAACCTTGTCTGCCAAAGAGAGAAATGCTCAAAAGAACTGTCCTGAATATTG GTTCTTGTCTGATGAAGATAGTCTAGAATACAAGTATTACAGACTGAAGTTATCAGAGATGCAAAGGCGGACATCATCTGGAAAGGAAGCGGGTGGTGAGGGCAGAACACTAGAAGAATCTGCAACAGAATCAGTCAGGGCCATGTTGTATGCCAGGAAAGTCGCAAGTATTAAGAGAaggctatttaaaagaaaaaggcttggAATTCTCACACAGCATGGTATTCGAGGAAGGAGGGTGAGGAGAGCAACCATAGGGACACAGACTGTGCTTTCAGCTGGTACAGCGCTGAAGCACCAAGACAAGCATCTTCAAGGTTCAGTCCAGTCAAAGCCTTCTGTATCGGAAACCAGCCTGTCTGAGAAGAACTCTTCCCTCGATACAGCCTCATCCTCACAATGTGCTACCAGTTCAGAGGTCTCTCTGCCAGCAGAAGAAAGGGCAGATTCCGAGGATTTATTAGCACCGCCTGAACTTTTCCCACCATTGTCCTCTCAGTTTCCTGACG TGGATGCTAAAACAATGGAAACTGCTGAGAAGCTTGCCAAGTTTGTTGCTCAGGTAGGACCAGAAATTGAGCAGTTCAGCATAGACAACAGTGCAGATAACCCAGACCTTTG GTTTCTACAGGATCGTAACAGTTCTGCTTTCAAATTTTACCGAATGAAAGTCTATGAGTTATGTCCATCTATTAACTTCAGTGCTGTGTCAGAAGCAACTGATACTGGGGAAAGTGCTAAACCTGAAGAGAGAAATTTGGATAtttcagaagaggaagaggatgaagaagaagaggaggaagaagataATGAGGAGGAAGCCGAGTTTGAGGAGGATATCTCCCAGCCTttggaagaaatggaaatggagcaagcagaggagggagaagaggatgACATGTCAGCAGGTAGAAGTGTGGAAAACCTAGCTGAAGAAATGATTTCCAAAACAGGAGAGGAAATTTCAACAGGTGAAATGCAGCTAGCCACCTCATCTGATGGTGGTATACCAAATCTGTCGACACAGGCATCAACTCCTGCTCCTGGTGCCCTGTTTCCTCGCAAACGAATCAGCAGCAAGTCTCTGAAAGTTGGTATGATTCCTGCATCTAAAAGGATTTGCCTCATAGAAGAACCAAAAG TGCATGAACCTGTCAGAATTGCTTATGATAGGCCTCGTGGTTGCCCAGTTACAAAGAAGAAGAAG AAACCAAAAGATTTAGAATTTTCACACAAGAAACTGACAAACAGGAATGTGGGTTTCCAGATGCTTCAGAAGATGGGCTGGCAAGAAGGACATGGCCTTGGTACACGAGGAAAAGGAATCAGAGAGCCTGTAAAAGT GGGTGCTACCTCTGCAGGGGAGGGCTTGGGTGttgcaggggaagaaaataaagaagatgCATTTGATGTTTTCCGTCAAAGAATGATACAAATGTACAGGCAGAAAAGAGCAAGTAAATAG
- the SUGP2 gene encoding SURP and G-patch domain-containing protein 2 isoform X2, with amino-acid sequence MRPRLPRRRTTPHAPGPGLRGSGCPAAPPTAREAASRSCSALPRRRLGPAPSPMKMASRRITRETFDAVVQDKVKRYRMDRSDAIEDTIHHFKAHSRPIPRPRYEDSFHDDGRYTHDNAQHHPHDDWTEDPRDDYPGPSYRSTSPLIRKDNYYHEQYGRPASRDREFGRPASRDREYGHPASHDREYGRPASHNREYGRPASRDREYGRPASHDREYGRPASHDREYGALASHDQDYGPPDSWESTGPHETDFSSSDILGDFRSPGLMEDEYGNMENQEYDVDFGIQADSEFRPPIRRGSIGRGRALRGKRITRGAVKTKVFKGEIKTPLKKWNTKKLQPSLDQKPAMQPDQMPEAAERPNQRPVTVQRPNQKLPPRPNQRPTITTQRPILRLPKPAHVFRNLSFDLVDKSDIFSTFGIEIIKWAGFHAIKNDAEFSRLFGALFELETETCAKMLASFKCSLKPEHRDYCFFTIKSLQHAALKTPKVDNEFLNMLLDKGAVKTKNCFFEIIKPFDKYIMRLQDRLLKGVTPLLMACNAYELSIKTSGFGNPREMASAFETTVSLCRKSLALLGQTFALASVFRQEKILEAVGLQEMAPAPTLFPNFDDSTLFGREYIENLKAWLEKSGYPIQMKKTEPESTAQLKKPSPDTKVKTPQRADRKVVETIEQLVNSIVSGTLSAKERNAQKNCPEYWFLSDEDSLEYKYYRLKLSEMQRRTSSGKEAGGEGRTLEESATESVRAMLYARKVASIKRRLFKRKRLGILTQHGIRGRRVRRATIGTQTVLSAGTALKHQDKHLQGSVQSKPSVSETSLSEKNSSLDTASSSQCATSSEVSLPAEERADSEDLLAPPELFPPLSSQFPDVDAKTMETAEKLAKFVAQVGPEIEQFSIDNSADNPDLWFLQDRNSSAFKFYRMKVYELCPSINFSAVSEATDTGESAKPEERNLDISEEEEDEEEEEEEDNEEEAEFEEDISQPLEEMEMEQAEEGEEDDMSAGRSVENLAEEMISKTGEEISTGEMQLATSSDGGIPNLSTQASTPAPGALFPRKRISSKSLKVGMIPASKRICLIEEPKVHEPVRIAYDRPRGCPVTKKKKKPKDLEFSHKKLTNRNVGFQMLQKMGWQEGHGLGTRGKGIREPVKVWNYKHFYERIIIQCFHSSCE; translated from the exons ATGCGGCCGCGCCTCCCGCGCAGGCGCACTACGCCGCACGCTCCGGGGCCCGGCCTGCGCGGTAGCGGgtgccccgcggccccgccgaCGGCGCGGGAAGCAGCGAGCCGCTCCTGTTCTGCTTTACCGCGCCGTCGACTGGGGCCCGCGCCCTCCCC GATGAAAATGGCCTCCCGGCGGATCACACGGGAGACGTTCGATGCTGTGGTGCAGGACAAAGTGAAGAGGTACCGCATGGACCGCAGCGATGCTATAGAGGACACCATCCATCATTTCAAAG CTCATTCAAGGCCAATCCCAAGACCAAGATATGAAGACAGTTTTCATGATGATGGAAGATACACTCATGACAACGCCCAGCACCATCCACATGATGACTGGACTGAAGACCCTAGAGATGACTATCCAGGACCTTCTTATAGATCTACTAGTCCTCTCATAAGGAAAGATAACTACTACCATGAACAGTACGGCCGCCCAGCGTCTCGTGACCGGGAATTTGGTCGTCCAGCATCTCGTGACCGGGAGTATGGGCATCCAGCTTCTCATGATCGGGAGTATGGGCGTCCTGCTTCACATAATCGGGAGTATGGGCGCCCAGCATCTCGCGATAGGGAGTATGGGCGCCCAGCTTCCCATGATCGGGAATACGGACGCCCAGCTTCCCATGACCGGGAGTATGGGGCCCTGGCTTCTCATGACCAGGACTATGGCCCTCCTGACTCTTGGGAATCCACTGGACCACATGAAACTGATTTTAGTTCTTCAGATATTTTAGGTGATTTTAGATCACCGGGACTCATGGAAGATGAATATGGCAACATGGAAAATCAGGAGTATGATGTAGACTTTGGAATTCAAGCTGACAGTGAGTTCCGACCCCCAATACGGAGGGGCAGCATTGGCAGGGGAAGAGCTCTGCGAGGAAAGCGTATTACAAGGGGTGCCGTTAAAACTAAAGTATTCAAAGGAGAGATCAAAACTCCCCTAAAGAAATGGAACACTAAAAAACTGCAACCGAGCCTTGATCAGAAGCCAGCGATGCAACCTGATCAAATGCCAGAAGCTGCTGAACGACCAAACCAGAGGCCAGTGACTGTCCAGCGCCCTAATCAAAAGTTGCCTCCGCGACCTAATCAGAGGCCAACTATAACAACCCAGAGACCTATCCTCAGGCTCCCAAAGCCCGCGCATGTTTTCAGAAATCTCAGTTTTGACCTTGTGGATAAATCAGACATTTTTTCAAcatttggaatagaaattataaAATGGGCTGGGTTTCATGCAATAAAAAACGATGCAGAATTTTCCCGGCTCTTCGGAGCTCTCTTTGAGCTAGAGACAGAAACGTGTGCAAAAATGCTTGCTTCGTTCAAATGCTCCTTAAAGCCAGAACACAGAGATTATTGTTTCTTTACTATCAAGAGTTTACAACATGCTGCTCTGAAAACTCCCAAAGTGGACAATGAGTTTTTAAATATGCTATTGGACAAAGGTGCTGTGAAAACAAAGAACTGcttctttgaaataataaaaccttTTGATAAATACATAATGAGGCTACAAGACCGCCTACTGAAAGGTGTTACACCGCTGCTTATGGCCTGCAATGCGTATGAGTTGAGCATTAAGACAAGTGGGTTTGGTAATCCAAGAGAAATGGCAAGTGCTTTTGAGACCACTGTTTCTCTGTGTCGTAAGTCCTTAGCTCTTCTGGGTCAGACCTTTGCTCTAGCATCTGTTTTCAGGcaagagaaaatacttgaaGCTGTAGGGCTCCAGGAAATGGCTCCAGCACCAACACTGTTCCCAAACTTTGATGATTCAACTTTGTTTGGAAGAGAGTACATTGAAAACTTGAAGGCTTGGTTGGAGAAGAGTGGATATCcaattcagatgaaaaaaactgAGCCAGAGTCCACAGCACAGCTTAAAAAACCCTCTCCTGACACAAAAGTTAAAA CCCCACAGCGAGCTGATCGAAAAGTTGTAGAGACAATTGAACAGCTAGTGAATAGCATTGTTTCAGGAACCTTGTCTGCCAAAGAGAGAAATGCTCAAAAGAACTGTCCTGAATATTG GTTCTTGTCTGATGAAGATAGTCTAGAATACAAGTATTACAGACTGAAGTTATCAGAGATGCAAAGGCGGACATCATCTGGAAAGGAAGCGGGTGGTGAGGGCAGAACACTAGAAGAATCTGCAACAGAATCAGTCAGGGCCATGTTGTATGCCAGGAAAGTCGCAAGTATTAAGAGAaggctatttaaaagaaaaaggcttggAATTCTCACACAGCATGGTATTCGAGGAAGGAGGGTGAGGAGAGCAACCATAGGGACACAGACTGTGCTTTCAGCTGGTACAGCGCTGAAGCACCAAGACAAGCATCTTCAAGGTTCAGTCCAGTCAAAGCCTTCTGTATCGGAAACCAGCCTGTCTGAGAAGAACTCTTCCCTCGATACAGCCTCATCCTCACAATGTGCTACCAGTTCAGAGGTCTCTCTGCCAGCAGAAGAAAGGGCAGATTCCGAGGATTTATTAGCACCGCCTGAACTTTTCCCACCATTGTCCTCTCAGTTTCCTGACG TGGATGCTAAAACAATGGAAACTGCTGAGAAGCTTGCCAAGTTTGTTGCTCAGGTAGGACCAGAAATTGAGCAGTTCAGCATAGACAACAGTGCAGATAACCCAGACCTTTG GTTTCTACAGGATCGTAACAGTTCTGCTTTCAAATTTTACCGAATGAAAGTCTATGAGTTATGTCCATCTATTAACTTCAGTGCTGTGTCAGAAGCAACTGATACTGGGGAAAGTGCTAAACCTGAAGAGAGAAATTTGGATAtttcagaagaggaagaggatgaagaagaagaggaggaagaagataATGAGGAGGAAGCCGAGTTTGAGGAGGATATCTCCCAGCCTttggaagaaatggaaatggagcaagcagaggagggagaagaggatgACATGTCAGCAGGTAGAAGTGTGGAAAACCTAGCTGAAGAAATGATTTCCAAAACAGGAGAGGAAATTTCAACAGGTGAAATGCAGCTAGCCACCTCATCTGATGGTGGTATACCAAATCTGTCGACACAGGCATCAACTCCTGCTCCTGGTGCCCTGTTTCCTCGCAAACGAATCAGCAGCAAGTCTCTGAAAGTTGGTATGATTCCTGCATCTAAAAGGATTTGCCTCATAGAAGAACCAAAAG TGCATGAACCTGTCAGAATTGCTTATGATAGGCCTCGTGGTTGCCCAGTTACAAAGAAGAAGAAG AAACCAAAAGATTTAGAATTTTCACACAAGAAACTGACAAACAGGAATGTGGGTTTCCAGATGCTTCAGAAGATGGGCTGGCAAGAAGGACATGGCCTTGGTACACGAGGAAAAGGAATCAGAGAGCCTGTAAAAGT ctggAATTATAAACACTTTTATGAAAGAATCATTATCCAATGTTTCCACTCTTCTTGTGAATAA
- the SUGP2 gene encoding SURP and G-patch domain-containing protein 2 isoform X3, whose protein sequence is MRPRLPRRRTTPHAPGPGLRGSGCPAAPPTAREAASRSCSALPRRRLGPAPSPMKMASRRITRETFDAVVQDKVKRYRMDRSDAIEDTIHHFKAHSRPIPRPRYEDSFHDDGRYTHDNAQHHPHDDWTEDPRDDYPGPSYRSTSPLIRKDNYYHEQYGRPASRDREFGRPASRDREYGHPASHDREYGRPASHNREYGRPASRDREYGRPASHDREYGRPASHDREYGALASHDQDYGPPDSWESTGPHETDFSSSDILGDFRSPGLMEDEYGNMENQEYDVDFGIQADSEFRPPIRRGSIGRGRALRGKRITRGAVKTKVFKGEIKTPLKKWNTKKLQPSLDQKPAMQPDQMPEAAERPNQRPVTVQRPNQKLPPRPNQRPTITTQRPILRLPKPAHVFRNLSFDLVDKSDIFSTFGIEIIKWAGFHAIKNDAEFSRLFGALFELETETCAKMLASFKCSLKPEHRDYCFFTIKSLQHAALKTPKVDNEFLNMLLDKGAVKTKNCFFEIIKPFDKYIMRLQDRLLKGVTPLLMACNAYELSIKTSGFGNPREMASAFETTVSLCRKSLALLGQTFALASVFRQEKILEAVGLQEMAPAPTLFPNFDDSTLFGREYIENLKAWLEKSGYPIQMKKTEPESTAQLKKPSPDTKVKTPQRADRKVVETIEQLVNSIVSGTLSAKERNAQKNCPEYWFLSDEDSLEYKYYRLKLSEMQRRTSSGKEAGGEGRTLEESATESVRAMLYARKVASIKRRLFKRKRLGILTQHGIRGRRVRRATIGTQTVLSAGTALKHQDKHLQGSVQSKPSVSETSLSEKNSSLDTASSSQCATSSEVSLPAEERADSEDLLAPPELFPPLSSQFPDVDAKTMETAEKLAKFVAQVGPEIEQFSIDNSADNPDLWFLQDRNSSAFKFYRMKVYELCPSINFSAVSEATDTGESAKPEERNLDISEEEEDEEEEEEEDNEEEAEFEEDISQPLEEMEMEQAEEGEEDDMSAGRSVENLAEEMISKTGEEISTGEMQLATSSDGGIPNLSTQASTPAPGALFPRKRISSKSLKVGMIPASKRICLIEEPKVHEPVRIAYDRPRGCPVTKKKKKPKDLEFSHKKLTNRNVGFQMLQKMGWQEGHGLGTRGKGIREPVKVSRLSSMKTASFSEHFN, encoded by the exons ATGCGGCCGCGCCTCCCGCGCAGGCGCACTACGCCGCACGCTCCGGGGCCCGGCCTGCGCGGTAGCGGgtgccccgcggccccgccgaCGGCGCGGGAAGCAGCGAGCCGCTCCTGTTCTGCTTTACCGCGCCGTCGACTGGGGCCCGCGCCCTCCCC GATGAAAATGGCCTCCCGGCGGATCACACGGGAGACGTTCGATGCTGTGGTGCAGGACAAAGTGAAGAGGTACCGCATGGACCGCAGCGATGCTATAGAGGACACCATCCATCATTTCAAAG CTCATTCAAGGCCAATCCCAAGACCAAGATATGAAGACAGTTTTCATGATGATGGAAGATACACTCATGACAACGCCCAGCACCATCCACATGATGACTGGACTGAAGACCCTAGAGATGACTATCCAGGACCTTCTTATAGATCTACTAGTCCTCTCATAAGGAAAGATAACTACTACCATGAACAGTACGGCCGCCCAGCGTCTCGTGACCGGGAATTTGGTCGTCCAGCATCTCGTGACCGGGAGTATGGGCATCCAGCTTCTCATGATCGGGAGTATGGGCGTCCTGCTTCACATAATCGGGAGTATGGGCGCCCAGCATCTCGCGATAGGGAGTATGGGCGCCCAGCTTCCCATGATCGGGAATACGGACGCCCAGCTTCCCATGACCGGGAGTATGGGGCCCTGGCTTCTCATGACCAGGACTATGGCCCTCCTGACTCTTGGGAATCCACTGGACCACATGAAACTGATTTTAGTTCTTCAGATATTTTAGGTGATTTTAGATCACCGGGACTCATGGAAGATGAATATGGCAACATGGAAAATCAGGAGTATGATGTAGACTTTGGAATTCAAGCTGACAGTGAGTTCCGACCCCCAATACGGAGGGGCAGCATTGGCAGGGGAAGAGCTCTGCGAGGAAAGCGTATTACAAGGGGTGCCGTTAAAACTAAAGTATTCAAAGGAGAGATCAAAACTCCCCTAAAGAAATGGAACACTAAAAAACTGCAACCGAGCCTTGATCAGAAGCCAGCGATGCAACCTGATCAAATGCCAGAAGCTGCTGAACGACCAAACCAGAGGCCAGTGACTGTCCAGCGCCCTAATCAAAAGTTGCCTCCGCGACCTAATCAGAGGCCAACTATAACAACCCAGAGACCTATCCTCAGGCTCCCAAAGCCCGCGCATGTTTTCAGAAATCTCAGTTTTGACCTTGTGGATAAATCAGACATTTTTTCAAcatttggaatagaaattataaAATGGGCTGGGTTTCATGCAATAAAAAACGATGCAGAATTTTCCCGGCTCTTCGGAGCTCTCTTTGAGCTAGAGACAGAAACGTGTGCAAAAATGCTTGCTTCGTTCAAATGCTCCTTAAAGCCAGAACACAGAGATTATTGTTTCTTTACTATCAAGAGTTTACAACATGCTGCTCTGAAAACTCCCAAAGTGGACAATGAGTTTTTAAATATGCTATTGGACAAAGGTGCTGTGAAAACAAAGAACTGcttctttgaaataataaaaccttTTGATAAATACATAATGAGGCTACAAGACCGCCTACTGAAAGGTGTTACACCGCTGCTTATGGCCTGCAATGCGTATGAGTTGAGCATTAAGACAAGTGGGTTTGGTAATCCAAGAGAAATGGCAAGTGCTTTTGAGACCACTGTTTCTCTGTGTCGTAAGTCCTTAGCTCTTCTGGGTCAGACCTTTGCTCTAGCATCTGTTTTCAGGcaagagaaaatacttgaaGCTGTAGGGCTCCAGGAAATGGCTCCAGCACCAACACTGTTCCCAAACTTTGATGATTCAACTTTGTTTGGAAGAGAGTACATTGAAAACTTGAAGGCTTGGTTGGAGAAGAGTGGATATCcaattcagatgaaaaaaactgAGCCAGAGTCCACAGCACAGCTTAAAAAACCCTCTCCTGACACAAAAGTTAAAA CCCCACAGCGAGCTGATCGAAAAGTTGTAGAGACAATTGAACAGCTAGTGAATAGCATTGTTTCAGGAACCTTGTCTGCCAAAGAGAGAAATGCTCAAAAGAACTGTCCTGAATATTG GTTCTTGTCTGATGAAGATAGTCTAGAATACAAGTATTACAGACTGAAGTTATCAGAGATGCAAAGGCGGACATCATCTGGAAAGGAAGCGGGTGGTGAGGGCAGAACACTAGAAGAATCTGCAACAGAATCAGTCAGGGCCATGTTGTATGCCAGGAAAGTCGCAAGTATTAAGAGAaggctatttaaaagaaaaaggcttggAATTCTCACACAGCATGGTATTCGAGGAAGGAGGGTGAGGAGAGCAACCATAGGGACACAGACTGTGCTTTCAGCTGGTACAGCGCTGAAGCACCAAGACAAGCATCTTCAAGGTTCAGTCCAGTCAAAGCCTTCTGTATCGGAAACCAGCCTGTCTGAGAAGAACTCTTCCCTCGATACAGCCTCATCCTCACAATGTGCTACCAGTTCAGAGGTCTCTCTGCCAGCAGAAGAAAGGGCAGATTCCGAGGATTTATTAGCACCGCCTGAACTTTTCCCACCATTGTCCTCTCAGTTTCCTGACG TGGATGCTAAAACAATGGAAACTGCTGAGAAGCTTGCCAAGTTTGTTGCTCAGGTAGGACCAGAAATTGAGCAGTTCAGCATAGACAACAGTGCAGATAACCCAGACCTTTG GTTTCTACAGGATCGTAACAGTTCTGCTTTCAAATTTTACCGAATGAAAGTCTATGAGTTATGTCCATCTATTAACTTCAGTGCTGTGTCAGAAGCAACTGATACTGGGGAAAGTGCTAAACCTGAAGAGAGAAATTTGGATAtttcagaagaggaagaggatgaagaagaagaggaggaagaagataATGAGGAGGAAGCCGAGTTTGAGGAGGATATCTCCCAGCCTttggaagaaatggaaatggagcaagcagaggagggagaagaggatgACATGTCAGCAGGTAGAAGTGTGGAAAACCTAGCTGAAGAAATGATTTCCAAAACAGGAGAGGAAATTTCAACAGGTGAAATGCAGCTAGCCACCTCATCTGATGGTGGTATACCAAATCTGTCGACACAGGCATCAACTCCTGCTCCTGGTGCCCTGTTTCCTCGCAAACGAATCAGCAGCAAGTCTCTGAAAGTTGGTATGATTCCTGCATCTAAAAGGATTTGCCTCATAGAAGAACCAAAAG TGCATGAACCTGTCAGAATTGCTTATGATAGGCCTCGTGGTTGCCCAGTTACAAAGAAGAAGAAG AAACCAAAAGATTTAGAATTTTCACACAAGAAACTGACAAACAGGAATGTGGGTTTCCAGATGCTTCAGAAGATGGGCTGGCAAGAAGGACATGGCCTTGGTACACGAGGAAAAGGAATCAGAGAGCCTGTAAAAGT ttCCAGGCTCTCTTCCATGAAGACTGCAAGCTTCAGTGAACATTTTAACTAA